The following are encoded together in the Mycolicibacterium arabiense genome:
- a CDS encoding amidohydrolase family protein codes for MTHRAIDCLVNVHFGETATQPDLMLKVRDDYFKGPQSLYDQVELPELLDEMDAHGVVKAILMDNVVKPSATARSFVEQRPDRFALAVGGIDLLRPVPALRDLAAIAADLPVAYAAVGPSFWGDGMYPPSDAVYYPLYAKCAEIGLPLCVNTGLPGPPIPGEVQNPIHLDRVCVRFPELRLCMIHGADPWWDVAIRMLIKYPNLRLMTSAWSPKRLPDSLLHFMRTRGRGKVIFASDWPVLRQSRVVPEALALDLPPDVLDGYLYDNAEEFFFGAGEDR; via the coding sequence ATGACCCACCGCGCCATCGACTGCCTCGTCAACGTCCACTTCGGCGAGACGGCCACGCAACCCGACCTCATGCTGAAGGTGCGCGACGACTACTTCAAGGGCCCGCAGTCGCTCTACGACCAGGTCGAACTGCCCGAGCTGCTCGACGAGATGGACGCCCACGGCGTCGTCAAGGCGATTTTGATGGACAACGTGGTCAAGCCCTCGGCCACGGCGAGGTCGTTCGTCGAACAGCGACCGGACCGGTTCGCCCTCGCCGTGGGTGGAATCGATCTGCTGCGTCCCGTTCCCGCGCTGCGCGACCTCGCGGCCATCGCGGCGGACCTGCCGGTCGCGTATGCCGCTGTGGGCCCTAGCTTCTGGGGCGACGGCATGTACCCCCCGAGCGACGCGGTGTACTACCCGCTCTACGCCAAGTGCGCCGAGATCGGACTGCCGTTGTGCGTCAACACCGGCCTACCGGGGCCGCCCATCCCCGGTGAGGTGCAGAACCCGATCCACCTGGACCGGGTGTGCGTGCGGTTCCCGGAACTGCGGCTGTGCATGATCCATGGGGCGGACCCGTGGTGGGACGTCGCGATCCGGATGCTGATCAAGTACCCCAACCTGCGTCTGATGACGTCGGCATGGTCGCCGAAGCGGTTGCCCGACTCCTTGCTGCACTTCATGCGCACCCGCGGCAGGGGCAAGGTGATCTTCGCGTCCGACTGGCCCGTGCTGCGTCAAAGTCGCGTCGTGCCTGAGGCATTGGCTCTCGACCTACCGCCCGACGTGCTGGACGGATATCTGTACGACAACGCCGAGGAGTTCTTCTTCGGCGCAGGAGAGGACCGGTGA
- a CDS encoding TetR family transcriptional regulator has product MARGEQTRHAILDAAERLIAEQGVRVPLRDIALAAGQRNNSAVNYHFRNRQDLIDAIVVRRLEPMEHERRLMLEALDADQRTDVDVLLRVMVLPLLHVDSACYARFLHAAAHYLRTDTDQTPNSVWPDVMDGLARAVPTTDHASRHRRVGAVATAMFALLADREHRAQNEPDMAATAEELIAMLGAMLTAPLPAAMAGASSRTPGTRRRSAPARPA; this is encoded by the coding sequence ATGGCCCGGGGCGAGCAGACCAGACACGCCATCCTCGACGCCGCCGAGCGGCTCATCGCGGAGCAGGGCGTCCGGGTACCGCTGCGCGACATCGCCCTGGCCGCGGGGCAACGCAACAACTCGGCGGTGAACTACCACTTCCGCAACCGGCAGGACCTCATCGACGCGATCGTCGTGCGCAGACTCGAGCCCATGGAGCACGAGCGCCGCCTGATGCTCGAGGCACTCGACGCGGATCAGCGGACCGACGTCGACGTGCTGCTGCGGGTCATGGTGCTGCCGCTGCTTCACGTCGACAGCGCCTGCTACGCGCGCTTCCTCCACGCGGCAGCCCACTACCTGCGCACCGACACCGATCAGACCCCGAACTCCGTGTGGCCCGACGTCATGGACGGGCTGGCCCGCGCGGTACCCACCACCGACCACGCGAGCCGCCACCGGCGCGTCGGCGCGGTCGCCACGGCCATGTTCGCCCTGCTGGCCGATCGCGAACACCGGGCGCAGAACGAGCCGGACATGGCCGCGACGGCCGAGGAGTTGATCGCGATGCTGGGGGCGATGCTGACCGCACCCCTCCCGGCCGCGATGGCGGGCGCTAGCTCACGGACTCCCGGTACGCGGCGACGATCGGCGCCAGCTCGTCCGGCGTAG
- a CDS encoding nuclear transport factor 2 family protein: MTRSAREVVELYNLVVWNQRDFALAEELMGETVTRHDVGEATVLTHEQAVARIVDHWAMFETIRFELNLVVAGDDGEHVAIVYQSPMSLKDGTETTVGSMEIFRVVGGRITEVWNCGYKQGVWR; this comes from the coding sequence GTGACGCGGTCGGCGCGCGAGGTGGTCGAGCTGTACAACCTCGTCGTGTGGAATCAGCGGGACTTCGCCTTGGCCGAGGAGTTGATGGGTGAGACGGTCACCCGACACGACGTGGGGGAGGCGACCGTGCTCACCCACGAGCAGGCCGTGGCGCGAATAGTCGATCATTGGGCCATGTTCGAGACCATCCGCTTCGAGCTGAACCTGGTGGTTGCCGGCGACGACGGCGAACACGTGGCGATCGTGTACCAGTCGCCGATGTCGTTGAAGGACGGGACCGAGACCACCGTCGGCAGCATGGAGATCTTCCGCGTGGTCGGCGGCAGGATCACCGAGGTCTGGAATTGCGGCTACAAGCAAGGAGTCTGGAGATGA
- a CDS encoding acyl-CoA dehydrogenase family protein, whose amino-acid sequence MNFERVELSVEDQAFLDDTRALLSSLVTDEVLRRDRETGDNFDEGVHLALGTAGYLAGEWNSEADGGFPRVRRRLWEQEKRRFHVPWVTSGTTSMVARSVQEFGSPELRDEVLPGVLSGHVRLCLGYTEPEGGSDIATCKTRAVRDGEHWVVNGAKMFTTGAHNCQYVFLITNTDPDAPKHRSLTMFLVPLDTPGIEIQGIRTVDGDRTNIVYYSDVRVDDRYRLGEVNGGWTVLREPLNAEHGAVDASADGLQDVSIMMHQGGFMVSACDRAAAIVGRSGRDGRRPVDDGSVAYRFGRSVARMEVAISTPNVFGRVALAQTMRDVAPDLMDVLGEAAALPIDTDGAIDDGASEYVYRFAPLVGIYGGTLEVFRNMIAQYVLGLGKPSYSVAKTP is encoded by the coding sequence ATGAACTTCGAGCGGGTGGAACTGTCCGTCGAGGACCAGGCCTTCCTCGACGACACGCGTGCGCTGCTGTCGAGCCTCGTCACCGACGAGGTCCTGCGACGGGACCGCGAGACCGGGGACAACTTCGACGAGGGCGTGCACCTCGCGCTGGGCACCGCCGGATACCTGGCGGGAGAATGGAACTCCGAGGCCGACGGTGGCTTTCCGCGCGTGCGACGGCGACTGTGGGAGCAGGAGAAGCGACGTTTTCACGTGCCGTGGGTGACGTCGGGCACCACGTCGATGGTGGCGCGTTCGGTGCAGGAGTTCGGCAGTCCCGAGCTGCGCGACGAGGTGCTGCCCGGGGTGTTGAGCGGCCACGTCCGGCTGTGCCTCGGCTACACCGAACCCGAGGGCGGCTCCGACATCGCCACCTGCAAGACCCGCGCCGTCCGAGACGGTGAGCACTGGGTGGTCAACGGCGCCAAGATGTTCACCACCGGCGCGCACAACTGCCAGTACGTCTTCCTCATCACCAACACCGATCCGGATGCGCCGAAGCATCGGAGCCTGACCATGTTCCTGGTGCCGCTCGACACGCCCGGCATCGAGATCCAGGGCATCCGCACCGTCGACGGCGACCGCACCAACATCGTGTACTACAGCGACGTACGGGTGGACGACCGCTATCGGCTCGGCGAGGTCAACGGCGGCTGGACGGTGCTGCGCGAGCCGCTCAACGCCGAGCACGGCGCCGTGGACGCCAGTGCCGATGGACTGCAGGACGTCTCGATCATGATGCACCAGGGTGGCTTCATGGTCAGTGCGTGCGACCGGGCGGCAGCAATCGTGGGGCGCTCGGGGCGCGACGGGCGCAGACCGGTCGACGACGGGTCCGTAGCCTACCGATTCGGCCGCAGTGTCGCGCGCATGGAGGTGGCGATCAGCACCCCCAACGTCTTCGGCCGGGTCGCTCTGGCGCAGACCATGCGCGACGTGGCACCGGACCTGATGGACGTACTCGGCGAGGCGGCCGCCCTACCTATCGACACCGACGGGGCAATCGACGACGGTGCCTCGGAGTACGTGTACCGGTTCGCGCCGCTGGTCGGCATCTACGGCGGCACGCTGGAGGTCTTCCGAAACATGATCGCGCAGTACGTGCTCGGACTCGGCAAGCCCAGCTACTCGGTGGCGAAGACGCCGTAG
- a CDS encoding acyl-CoA dehydrogenase family protein, whose translation MDRYELRREDYSLSEDQSDLAQAYRKFFKANCSIDAVRAAETTGFDKSLWERLCATGATTMALPESAGGDGATLVDLTLVAEELGRSLAPLPWIDHVCAARLLARLGASDPAVVSGEQIVGFDAREVDAPGRRLIPSGAVADQVIVRDGDDVVRLTFATRPARVENIARLPMAWVDPAAADTRTVLASGPGALADYQLALDEWRLLTAAALTGLVEETMTIAAEFAKTRYTLGVPIGTLQAISHPLANMAIVVQGGRALARRAAWYLDNEPGVRPELGACAFVFMSEEAAKAATMAVHVQGGLGVSAEAAATAYLVRARGWPLAGGDPGATAVRIARIVAERENASVATSVEQAR comes from the coding sequence ATGGACCGCTACGAACTCCGCCGCGAGGACTACAGCCTGTCCGAGGATCAGTCCGATCTTGCACAGGCCTACCGGAAGTTCTTCAAGGCGAACTGCTCGATCGACGCCGTTCGCGCCGCCGAGACCACGGGGTTCGACAAGAGCCTCTGGGAGCGCCTGTGCGCCACCGGCGCCACCACGATGGCGCTGCCCGAATCGGCGGGCGGCGACGGTGCCACATTGGTCGATCTGACGCTCGTCGCCGAGGAACTCGGCCGGTCGCTGGCACCGCTACCGTGGATCGACCACGTCTGCGCGGCACGGCTACTGGCCCGCCTCGGCGCGTCCGATCCAGCGGTCGTCAGCGGTGAGCAGATCGTCGGCTTCGACGCCCGCGAGGTGGACGCCCCCGGCCGACGGCTGATCCCGTCGGGTGCGGTGGCCGACCAGGTGATCGTGCGCGACGGTGACGACGTGGTCCGCCTGACGTTCGCGACGCGGCCTGCGCGGGTGGAGAACATCGCCCGGCTGCCGATGGCGTGGGTGGACCCCGCGGCGGCCGATACCCGCACCGTGCTCGCCAGTGGCCCCGGCGCGCTGGCCGACTACCAACTGGCCCTCGACGAATGGCGCCTGCTCACGGCAGCGGCGCTGACCGGCCTGGTGGAGGAGACGATGACCATCGCCGCCGAGTTCGCCAAGACGCGGTACACGCTTGGCGTTCCGATCGGGACGCTGCAGGCCATCTCGCACCCGCTGGCCAACATGGCGATCGTCGTCCAGGGCGGGCGGGCGCTGGCCCGTCGCGCGGCCTGGTACCTCGACAACGAACCCGGCGTGCGGCCGGAGCTGGGCGCGTGCGCATTCGTGTTCATGTCCGAGGAGGCGGCCAAGGCGGCGACCATGGCCGTGCACGTGCAGGGCGGGCTCGGGGTGTCGGCCGAAGCCGCGGCCACCGCCTACCTGGTCCGGGCCAGGGGGTGGCCACTGGCAGGAGGCGATCCCGGTGCCACCGCGGTCCGCATCGCACGCATCGTCGCCGAGCGCGAGAACGCCTCGGTCGCAACGTCCGTCGAGCAGGCGCGATGA
- a CDS encoding acetolactate synthase large subunit — MPTPAELMVECLEAEGVTLVFGIPGEENIHFTRALARSEQIRYVLCRHEQGASFMAEMYGRVTGRPAVVSATLGPGAINMQLGVADATTNSTPLVAISAQVGQNREYKESHQYVDLVAMFAPITRWSDGVPSPLAIPEMFRKAFKLAETERPAAVYLAIPENIDADEAGYDIAPLPRNVVRAEAPSPAQVARAADLLRSAKRPVVLAGHGAARAHATAPLVRLSEELGIRVANTFHGKGVMPDDHPNGMGTIGFMRHDYVNFGFDDADLVIAVGYELQEFDPVRINPEADKPIIHVHRFPAEVDAHYSVDVGIVGDIGASLDALREALAGHRFEGADAAAPGAGLLSEEFARGQADARFPLAPQRIVADTRAALGHGDVVLVDTGAAKMWMARLYPTYEANTCLISNGLSTMAFSLPGALGVKLARPDAKVLAVMGDGAFLMNSQEIETAVRERIPLVVLIWEDNGYGLIEWKMDLELGDHYYVGFGNPDVVEYAESFGANGYRIEAADDLLPTLRTALADDGVSIIACPVDYSENLRLTDRLGQLDGTL, encoded by the coding sequence ATGCCGACTCCTGCCGAACTGATGGTCGAGTGCCTCGAGGCCGAGGGCGTGACGCTGGTCTTCGGCATACCCGGCGAGGAGAACATCCACTTCACGCGGGCGCTCGCCCGGTCCGAGCAGATCCGGTACGTGCTGTGCAGGCACGAGCAGGGCGCCTCGTTCATGGCCGAGATGTACGGCCGGGTCACCGGCCGGCCCGCGGTCGTGTCGGCCACGCTCGGCCCCGGTGCGATCAACATGCAGCTGGGCGTCGCCGACGCGACCACCAACAGCACTCCGCTGGTGGCGATCTCGGCACAGGTCGGACAGAACCGGGAGTACAAGGAGTCCCACCAGTACGTCGACCTGGTGGCCATGTTCGCCCCGATCACGCGGTGGTCCGATGGCGTGCCGTCACCGCTGGCGATCCCCGAGATGTTCCGCAAGGCGTTCAAGCTCGCCGAGACCGAACGCCCGGCCGCGGTGTACCTGGCCATCCCGGAGAACATCGACGCCGACGAGGCCGGCTACGACATCGCTCCCCTGCCACGCAACGTCGTCCGGGCCGAGGCGCCCTCACCGGCACAGGTGGCCCGCGCCGCCGATCTGCTGCGGTCGGCGAAGCGTCCGGTGGTACTCGCCGGCCACGGTGCAGCACGTGCGCACGCCACCGCGCCGCTGGTGCGGTTGTCCGAGGAACTGGGCATCCGGGTGGCCAACACGTTCCACGGCAAGGGCGTGATGCCCGACGATCACCCGAACGGCATGGGCACCATCGGCTTCATGCGGCACGACTACGTGAACTTCGGCTTCGACGACGCGGACCTGGTGATCGCCGTCGGCTACGAACTGCAGGAGTTCGACCCGGTCCGCATCAACCCCGAGGCCGACAAGCCCATCATCCACGTGCACCGGTTCCCCGCCGAGGTCGACGCCCACTACTCCGTCGACGTCGGCATCGTCGGCGACATCGGGGCGTCGCTGGACGCGCTGCGGGAGGCCCTGGCGGGGCACCGCTTCGAGGGCGCCGATGCGGCCGCGCCCGGCGCAGGCCTCCTGAGCGAGGAGTTCGCCCGCGGGCAGGCCGACGCCCGGTTCCCGCTGGCCCCGCAGCGCATCGTCGCCGACACCCGCGCAGCGCTCGGACACGGTGACGTGGTGCTGGTCGACACCGGTGCGGCCAAGATGTGGATGGCACGGCTGTACCCCACCTACGAGGCGAACACCTGCCTGATCTCCAACGGCCTGTCCACGATGGCGTTCTCCCTACCCGGCGCGCTGGGGGTGAAGCTGGCCCGGCCCGACGCCAAGGTGCTGGCGGTGATGGGCGACGGCGCATTCCTCATGAACTCCCAGGAGATCGAAACCGCGGTGCGCGAGCGCATCCCGCTGGTGGTGCTGATCTGGGAGGACAACGGCTACGGCCTGATCGAGTGGAAGATGGACCTCGAACTCGGCGATCACTACTACGTCGGCTTCGGCAACCCCGACGTCGTCGAGTACGCAGAGAGCTTCGGGGCCAACGGCTACCGGATCGAGGCCGCCGACGACCTGCTGCCCACACTGCGCACGGCTCTGGCCGACGACGGCGTGTCGATCATCGCCTGCCCGGTGGACTATTCGGAGAACCTGCGGCTGACGGACCGTCTCGGTCAGCTCGACGGGACGCTCTGA
- a CDS encoding Rieske 2Fe-2S domain-containing protein, with product MTEADAIREIDTGSPMQRFARGWHCLGLAEDFADGKPHGIDAFGTKLVVFSDADGARHVLDAYCRHMGGDLSQGTVKGDSLACPFHDWRWQGSTGRCSLVPYAKRTPRLARTRRWPTREVNGQLLVWHDPEGSAPPEELFPPEIDGYSDGVWSPWSWNRILIEGSHCREIVDNNVDMAHFFYIHHAYPTYFKNVIEGHTATQFMESRARPDVTPNFEKLWEGTKLRSEATYFGPAYMINWLHNDVAPDFTIEVALINCHYPVTHDSFVLQWGVAVQAIPGLPADKAAKLAGSMAKSFGEGFLEDVEIWKHKARIDNPLLTEEDGAVYQHRRWYEQFYVDVADVTPDMTDRFELEVDTTHANDFWQSEVADNMVQSVPSS from the coding sequence ATGACCGAGGCCGACGCAATTCGGGAGATCGACACCGGTTCACCCATGCAGCGATTCGCCAGGGGATGGCACTGCCTGGGGTTGGCCGAGGACTTCGCCGACGGAAAGCCGCACGGGATCGATGCGTTCGGCACCAAGCTGGTGGTGTTCAGCGACGCCGACGGTGCCCGCCACGTCCTCGACGCGTACTGCAGGCACATGGGTGGGGATCTGTCGCAGGGCACGGTCAAGGGCGACTCGCTGGCGTGCCCGTTTCACGACTGGCGCTGGCAGGGTTCGACGGGACGCTGCTCGCTGGTGCCGTACGCCAAGCGCACGCCGCGTCTCGCGCGCACGCGCCGGTGGCCCACCCGCGAGGTCAACGGGCAACTGCTGGTGTGGCACGACCCCGAGGGCTCGGCGCCGCCGGAGGAACTCTTCCCGCCCGAGATCGACGGGTACTCCGACGGAGTGTGGTCGCCGTGGTCGTGGAACCGCATCCTGATCGAGGGCTCGCACTGCCGCGAGATCGTCGACAACAACGTCGACATGGCGCACTTCTTCTACATCCATCACGCGTACCCGACGTACTTCAAGAACGTGATCGAAGGGCACACCGCGACGCAGTTCATGGAGTCCAGGGCTAGGCCCGACGTGACGCCCAACTTCGAGAAGCTCTGGGAGGGAACGAAGTTGCGGTCCGAGGCGACGTACTTCGGCCCGGCCTACATGATCAACTGGCTGCACAACGACGTGGCGCCCGACTTCACCATCGAGGTGGCGCTGATCAACTGCCACTACCCGGTGACGCATGACTCGTTCGTCCTGCAGTGGGGTGTGGCCGTGCAGGCGATCCCGGGTCTACCCGCGGACAAGGCCGCGAAGCTCGCGGGCTCGATGGCGAAGTCGTTCGGGGAGGGCTTCCTCGAGGACGTCGAGATCTGGAAGCACAAGGCGCGCATCGACAATCCGCTGCTGACCGAGGAGGACGGCGCGGTGTATCAGCACCGCCGGTGGTACGAGCAGTTCTACGTCGACGTCGCCGACGTCACCCCGGACATGACCGACAGGTTCGAACTCGAGGTGGACACCACCCACGCCAACGACTTCTGGCAGTCGGAGGTCGCCGACAACATGGTTCAGAGCGTCCCGTCGAGCTGA
- a CDS encoding ecdysteroid 22-kinase family protein, whose amino-acid sequence MPSGIEGVDAAWLTEALGVEVTGVRSDRIALDTGFSSLLYRLHLTGDHAPATVIAKLPAQSEARGAMELLGGYSRELAFYRTVAAHAPIATPRVHAARIAEVGTDFVLILEDLSNWDNADHLAGLSMDRARTCIAALAGLHAWSRTSADPAVLQAFPSLDAPIARDLLLPVFAPGWRVYREHTDATVPGAVGAFAERFAERAVTALAQLTEREMLLHGDIRADNLFFSGEAMKVVDFQFAARGCGASDIAYLVTQGLPSGAREGHDEALVREYLDHLAAAGLRDYGFDDAWRHYRLAAVYLMLLPVITLTGWDALPERSRRLCLTLTDRAVAAIAAVDALAAFP is encoded by the coding sequence GTGCCATCAGGCATCGAGGGCGTCGATGCCGCGTGGCTCACCGAGGCCCTCGGCGTCGAGGTCACGGGCGTCCGAAGCGATCGCATCGCACTCGACACCGGGTTCTCGTCGCTGCTCTACCGATTGCACCTGACCGGCGACCACGCCCCGGCGACCGTCATCGCCAAGTTGCCCGCGCAGTCCGAGGCGCGCGGTGCCATGGAACTACTGGGCGGATATAGCCGGGAACTGGCGTTCTACCGGACCGTGGCGGCCCATGCCCCGATCGCGACACCGCGTGTGCACGCGGCCCGCATCGCCGAGGTCGGCACCGACTTCGTCTTGATCCTCGAGGACCTCTCGAACTGGGACAACGCCGACCACCTCGCCGGACTCTCGATGGACCGGGCGCGAACCTGCATCGCCGCTCTGGCCGGCCTGCACGCGTGGTCGCGCACGTCGGCGGATCCGGCCGTGCTGCAAGCGTTCCCGAGCCTGGACGCCCCGATCGCGCGAGATCTGCTGCTGCCCGTGTTCGCGCCCGGCTGGCGGGTCTACCGGGAACACACGGACGCGACGGTTCCTGGCGCCGTCGGTGCGTTCGCCGAACGCTTCGCCGAACGGGCGGTGACAGCGCTGGCGCAGCTCACCGAGCGCGAGATGCTTCTGCACGGAGACATCCGCGCGGACAACCTGTTCTTCTCCGGCGAGGCCATGAAGGTCGTCGACTTCCAGTTCGCTGCCCGCGGGTGCGGGGCTTCGGACATCGCGTACCTCGTCACCCAGGGTCTGCCGAGCGGCGCGCGGGAGGGCCACGACGAGGCGCTCGTCCGCGAGTACCTCGACCACCTGGCCGCCGCGGGGCTGCGCGACTACGGCTTCGACGACGCGTGGCGGCACTACCGGCTGGCTGCCGTCTACCTGATGCTGCTGCCGGTCATCACGCTCACCGGGTGGGATGCGTTGCCGGAACGGTCGAGACGACTGTGCCTGACGCTGACCGACCGGGCGGTGGCCGCGATCGCCGCCGTCGACGCGCTGGCGGCCTTCCCGTGA
- a CDS encoding TIGR03857 family LLM class F420-dependent oxidoreductase has protein sequence MRVLDELGYYLLAGAGGEGPATLMDEARRGEELGFGTGFISERWNVKEASSLTGAALAVTERMQIATAATNHNTRHPLITGSWATTMHRLSGGRFTLGLGRGIAAMYDAFGVPAVTTAQMEDFAQVMRKLWHGELIFGHDGPIGKYQVLFLDPDFDEDIRLAIVAFGPQTLALGGREFDDVILHTYFTPETLQRAVKTVKDAAEQAGRDPASVRVWSCFATVGDHLPEELRLKKTVARLATYLQGYGDLLVKTNGWDPAVLQRFRDDPVVQSIPGGIDHKATADQIEHVATLIPQEWLEPSATGTARQCVDRVRKEFDYGADAVIMHGATPDELAPIVAAYRESVS, from the coding sequence ATGAGAGTGCTCGACGAGCTGGGCTACTACCTACTCGCCGGTGCCGGCGGTGAGGGACCGGCCACTCTGATGGACGAGGCGCGCCGCGGCGAGGAACTCGGCTTCGGCACCGGCTTCATCTCCGAGCGGTGGAACGTCAAGGAGGCGTCGTCGCTCACCGGTGCGGCGCTCGCCGTCACCGAACGGATGCAGATCGCCACCGCCGCAACCAATCACAACACCCGGCATCCGCTCATCACGGGCTCGTGGGCGACGACGATGCACCGGCTGTCCGGCGGCCGGTTCACCCTGGGACTCGGCAGGGGCATCGCCGCGATGTACGACGCGTTCGGCGTGCCCGCGGTCACCACCGCGCAGATGGAGGACTTCGCGCAGGTGATGCGCAAGCTCTGGCACGGGGAGCTGATCTTCGGCCACGACGGGCCGATCGGCAAGTACCAGGTGCTGTTCCTCGACCCCGACTTCGACGAGGACATCCGGCTGGCGATCGTCGCGTTCGGTCCGCAGACGCTCGCCTTGGGAGGCCGGGAGTTCGACGACGTCATCCTGCACACGTACTTCACCCCGGAGACACTGCAGCGGGCGGTCAAGACGGTCAAGGACGCGGCCGAGCAGGCCGGGCGCGACCCGGCCAGCGTGCGGGTGTGGTCGTGCTTCGCGACGGTCGGCGACCACCTGCCCGAGGAACTGCGGCTGAAGAAGACCGTCGCCCGGCTGGCGACCTACCTACAGGGCTACGGCGACCTGCTGGTCAAGACCAACGGCTGGGATCCCGCAGTCCTTCAGCGTTTCCGGGACGACCCGGTGGTGCAGTCCATCCCGGGCGGCATCGATCACAAGGCCACCGCCGATCAGATCGAGCACGTCGCGACGCTGATCCCGCAGGAGTGGCTCGAGCCCTCGGCGACCGGTACGGCACGCCAGTGCGTGGACCGGGTGCGCAAGGAGTTCGACTACGGCGCAGACGCGGTGATCATGCACGGTGCTACGCCGGACGAGCTGGCGCCGATCGTCGCCGCGTACCGGGAGTCCGTGAGCTAG
- a CDS encoding TetR/AcrR family transcriptional regulator: protein MPSPARGLTQTQRVELSARRLVEAAASLIVEKGWEATTAAEIGRRAGYSRAMVHARYGSKEAILDTLFRDTYEARLDATPVAGADGLTTALRHVDRIIELYAEDTAFTRAVFVLAFEAVKSTSPVRSRMQQWLTGGAATVEAGLRAGLADGSVRDGIDVEAATADISTAGLGVVYQWILFDDSYPLDRALNSLRERIIADYVRPARRRRT, encoded by the coding sequence GTGCCCTCCCCCGCCCGCGGGCTGACCCAAACCCAGCGCGTCGAACTGTCGGCTCGCAGGCTGGTCGAGGCTGCGGCCAGTCTGATCGTCGAGAAGGGTTGGGAGGCAACGACGGCGGCCGAGATCGGTCGGCGAGCCGGCTACAGCCGCGCAATGGTGCATGCGCGGTACGGCAGCAAGGAGGCCATCCTCGACACGCTGTTCCGCGACACCTACGAGGCCCGACTGGACGCCACACCGGTGGCCGGCGCCGACGGCCTGACCACGGCGCTCCGCCACGTCGACCGAATCATCGAGCTCTACGCCGAGGACACGGCGTTCACGCGCGCGGTGTTCGTGCTGGCCTTCGAAGCGGTCAAGTCCACGTCGCCGGTCAGGAGCCGTATGCAGCAGTGGCTCACCGGCGGAGCGGCCACCGTGGAGGCGGGTCTGCGCGCCGGGCTCGCCGACGGATCGGTGCGCGACGGCATCGACGTCGAGGCCGCGACGGCCGACATCAGCACCGCCGGGCTGGGAGTGGTCTACCAGTGGATCCTGTTCGACGACTCCTACCCGCTCGATCGGGCACTGAACTCGCTGCGCGAGCGCATCATCGCCGACTATGTCCGGCCAGCGCGTCGGCGACGGACGTGA